Proteins found in one Xenopus laevis strain J_2021 chromosome 1L, Xenopus_laevis_v10.1, whole genome shotgun sequence genomic segment:
- the LOC108705249 gene encoding vomeronasal type-2 receptor 26, which yields MAANNPFKVLIYVVVLCVVPCRCGAPAENPACHLNIIETYEDYEYIQEGDIMIGGILSMNALMIDYMKESDAYKKRMCVVVLPQYYRQLVDFQLLIKIINYEQSLFPNRTLGYHIYDSCGQAEKAVRSVLQILSGTREPVPNYSCVANRNIAGFIGDFSSVTTVPIAQILSLFGYSQISSGATDPLLSDRVTYPYFFRTVQTDHYHYLALSKTLKYFGWTWIGIIRVDDYEGGNEHQLLTKYLIIHGICADFTIKISSFLDTTPSGLNEETRNKQIIQKSSARIILLCGTVSAASASSLSKYTKELIERTLILSYALSVNYHMMDYAMEIFNGSLGFMQYLAFYLHGPSLKPYLDSLHPSNNPKDKLLQDIWMQNHYCLSKDKSKNEHYKRVYRDELRNCTGKERLTNVRYFDDALHIPQVAFAVHIMTHAIHNMQMYIDQESPIKRKNKYNYKFQLHHHFKNIPFEDNEALNFYENGEFVTHYRIYYCTFVSHKTHMEIIGVLLSKGPSDQQLHIGPFEVTWKSNDSQIPKSQCSDNCLPGFRKAPNNRTQSCCYDCVPCSEGEISNLTDSEKCIRCPDMEWPSKNRTICIARTEIFLSYTNDVISVIFSSISVLFFLITVLILGVFIIYRDSPIVRANNRSLSFLLLVSIKLSFLSVFLFLGRPVDITCMLRNITFGITFSIAVSSLLAKTIMVYIAFKATKPGSSWRKWVGVKLSNSVVLFCSSIQIIICMTWLAISPPFQELDLHTYPGTIIIQCNEGSAFGFYSVIGYMGLLAAVSFVLAFLARTLPDSFNEAKYITFSMLLFCSVWITMIPAYLSTKGKNTVCVEIFAILTSSAGLLACIFLPKCYITLFRPDLNTKLHLFRNKSS from the exons ATGGCTGCAAATAATCCATTCAAAGTACTGATATATGTGGTAGTTTTGTGTGTGGTTCCCTGCAGATGTGGAGCTCCAGCTGAGAATCCTGCTTGCCATCTGAATATCATTGAAACCTATGAGGACTATGAGTATATCCAGGAAGGAGATATCATGATTGGAGGGATTTTATCCATGAACGCACTCATGATTGACTACATGAAGGAAAGTGACGCCTACAAGAAGAGAATGTGTGTTGT gGTCCTCCCTCAATATTACAGACAGCTGGTGGATTTCCAGTTACTCATCAAAATAATTAACTATGAGCAATCCTTGTTTCCCAACCGGACTTTGGGGTACCATATATATGATTCCTGTGGGCAAGCGGAGAAGGCAGTGAGGAGTgtattacagatattatctggtacCAGGGAGCCGGTTCCCAATTACTCCTGTGTGGCAAACAGAAACATTGCTGGATTTATCGGGGATTTCAGTTCAGTGACAACAGTACCCATAGCCCAAATTCTGAGTCTGTTTGGCTATTCACAG ATCAGTTCTGGTGCCACAGACCCATTGCTCAGTGACAGAGTCACTTACCCGTACTTTTTCCGGACAGTACAAACGGATCATTATCATTATCTTGCTTTAAGCAAAACATTGAAATATTTTGGCTGGACCTGGATTGGAATAATACGAGTGGATGATTATGAAGGAGGAAATGAACATCAGCTTTTGACAAAGTATCTCATAATTCATGGGATATGTGCTGACTTCACCATAAAGATAAGTAGCTTTTTAGACACAACTCCATCTGGATTGAATGAGGAAACAAGAAATAAACAGATCATTCAAAAGTCTTCTGCTAGAATCATTTTACTATGTGGAACAGTTTCGGCAGCCAGTGCCTCAAGTCTATCTAAATATACTAAGGAATTAATTGAGAGGACATTAATTCTTTCTTATGCTTTATCTGTGAATTATCACATGATGGATTATGCCATGGAAATATTTAATGGTAGTTTAGGCTTTATgcaatatttagcattttatctTCATGGCCCCTCATTAAAACCTTACCTAGACAGTCTCCATCCTTCAAACAACCCCAAAGACAAATTATTGCAAGATATCTGGATGCAAAATCATTACTGTTTATCAAAGGACAAAAGCAAAAATGAACATTATAAAAGAGTTTACAGAGATGAGCTTCGTAACTGCACTGGGAAGGAACGCCTAACAAATGTCCGCTATTTTGATGACGCATTACACATTCCCCAAGTGGCCTTTGCAGTTCATATAATGACTCATGCAATTCACAATATGCAAATGTATATTGACCAGGAAAgtcctataaaaagaaaaaataagtataATTATAAATTTCAG TTACATCACCATTTCAAAAACATTCCTTTTGAAGATAACGAAGCTTTGAATTTCTATGAAAATGGTGAGTTTGTGACTCACTACCGGATCTATTACTGCACATTTGTATCCCATAAAACACATATGGAAATTATTGGAGTGTTACTATCAAAGGGACCATCAGATCAGCAGCTCCACATTGGTCCATTTGAGGTAACATGGAAGAGCAACGACAGTCAG aTCCCCAAATCCCAGTGCTCAGACAACTGTCTCCCAGGCTTCAGGAAGGCACCAAATAATAGAACCCAGTCCTGCTGCTACGATTGTGTCCCGTGTTCCGAGGGAGAAATTTCAAATCTAACTG aCAGTGAGAAATGCATCAGATGCCCAGACATGGAATGGCCCAGTAAGAACAGGACTATCTGCATTGCAAGAACAGAAATATTCCTCTCATACACAAATGATgtgatttctgtgattttttcaTCAAtctcagttcttttctttcttataaCTGTGCTGATTTTGGGAGTTTTTATTATATACCGGGACAGTCCaatagtgagagccaacaacaggagcctgagcttcctcctccttgtctccatcaagctgagcttcctcagtgtgtttctgttcctcggtcgccctgtggacaTAACCTGCATGTTGCGTAACAtaacttttggaatcaccttctccatagctgtctcttctctcctggccaagactatcatggtttacattgctttcaaagccaccaagccagggagctcatggagaaaatgggttggagtcaaactgtccaattctgtagtcttgttctgctcatccattcaaataataatctgcatgacttggttggccatttctcctccctttcaggaactggaccttcacacttaccctggaaccatcatcattcagtgcaatgagggctcagcttttggcttttactcagttattgggtatatggggcttctggcagctgttagttttgttttagcatttttagctcggacattaccggacagttttaatgaggccaagtacatcactttcagcatgttgctcttctgcagtgtttggatcacaatgatcccggcctatctgagcaccaaaggcaaaaacactgtgtgtgtggagatatttgccatactcacctcaagtgctggacttttagcctGTATATTTCTGCCTAAATGCTACATTACTTTATTTAGACCTGACTTGaatacaaaattacatttatttagaaaCAAGTCCTCATAA